From the genome of Myxosarcina sp. GI1, one region includes:
- a CDS encoding fatty acid desaturase, protein MTVTSISSDNGRQKPLKLNWLSVIFFAIVHLSVLLTPWFFSWSALGVTLFLHWLFGSIGICLGYHRLLSHRSLEVPKWLEYIIASIGVLALQGGPIFWVAGHRLHHAYTEDIEKDPYSARRGFWWSHMLWLFYPRPEFFEYDRYQRYAPDLARDRVYRWLDRYYLLLQLPLGLLLYALGGWSFIVYGMCLRAVLLWHSTWFINSVTHVWGYRTFEVNDNSRNLWWAAILTYGEGWHNNHHAHPNVAKAGWRWWEYDPTWWAIAVLKMFGLAKKVVMPPVQIT, encoded by the coding sequence ATGACAGTTACATCAATTTCATCTGACAATGGGAGACAAAAACCCCTCAAACTCAATTGGCTCAGCGTTATTTTTTTTGCGATCGTTCATCTTTCAGTCTTGCTAACGCCTTGGTTTTTCTCTTGGAGTGCTCTAGGCGTAACCCTATTTCTGCATTGGCTTTTTGGCAGTATCGGCATTTGTTTGGGCTATCATCGACTCTTAAGCCATCGTAGTTTAGAAGTGCCTAAATGGTTGGAATATATCATCGCATCGATCGGAGTCTTGGCATTACAAGGAGGTCCTATTTTTTGGGTAGCAGGACACCGCTTACACCATGCCTATACAGAAGACATCGAAAAAGACCCTTATTCCGCTCGACGAGGTTTTTGGTGGAGTCACATGTTGTGGCTGTTTTATCCCCGTCCAGAATTCTTTGAATACGATCGCTATCAAAGATATGCCCCCGACTTAGCTCGCGATCGCGTTTACCGTTGGCTCGATCGCTATTATCTTTTGCTCCAACTTCCTCTAGGACTATTACTCTACGCGCTCGGTGGTTGGTCGTTTATCGTCTACGGAATGTGCCTGAGAGCCGTGTTACTCTGGCATAGCACCTGGTTTATTAACTCCGTTACTCACGTTTGGGGCTATCGAACTTTTGAAGTTAATGACAATTCACGCAACCTTTGGTGGGCAGCAATTTTAACCTACGGCGAAGGCTGGCATAATAATCACCATGCTCATCCGAATGTAGCAAAAGCTGGCTGGCGTTGGTGGGAATACGATCCGACTTGGTGGGCGATTGCGGTTTTAAAAATGTTTGGTTTAGCCAAAAAAGTAGTGATGCCACCAGTACAAATTACATAA
- the hemN gene encoding oxygen-independent coproporphyrinogen III oxidase: protein MKTSALSVQFNSELLQKYDKPLPRYTSYPPATQLTTDFNEHNLLAGIGVGNYKQTPISLYCHIPFCETPCYFCGCNTVITQRKEFAERYLEYIARNIERTASLINSKRTVHQLHWGGGTPNYLNLEQIEFLWTTINRHFSLDRTVEASIEINPRFIDRNYIYVLKSLGFNRISFGIQDFNPQVQTAINRVQPEAMLFDVMDAIRAAGFESVNVDLIYGLPYQTLATFRETIRKTIKLNPDRIAVFNFAYVPWLKPVQKNLPVEALPSAAEKLAIFHMTIDELTNNGYVYIGMDHFAKPDDELALAQNRGELHRNFQGYTTKPESDLFGFGMTSISMLNDVYVQNQKRIKDYYQAINRGKLPIEKGISLSRDDILRRTVIMELMCQFRLSQYDLEAKYHLGFDLDFDRCFSSEISELKALEADGLIKVFADGIEVTPTGRLLIRNIASVFDTYLTRHGDCTFSKSI, encoded by the coding sequence ATGAAAACTTCCGCTCTTTCCGTTCAATTTAATTCCGAGCTTTTACAAAAATACGATAAACCCCTGCCTCGTTATACCAGTTACCCACCTGCGACTCAATTAACTACTGATTTTAACGAACATAACCTTCTCGCTGGTATTGGCGTTGGTAATTATAAACAGACTCCCATTTCACTTTATTGTCACATTCCTTTTTGTGAAACTCCCTGTTATTTTTGCGGTTGCAATACTGTTATTACCCAAAGAAAAGAGTTTGCAGAACGTTATCTAGAATATATTGCTAGAAATATCGAACGGACTGCATCTTTAATCAATTCTAAAAGAACGGTACATCAACTCCATTGGGGTGGTGGTACGCCTAACTATTTAAATTTAGAACAAATAGAATTTTTGTGGACTACCATTAACAGGCATTTTAGTCTCGATCGCACCGTTGAAGCTTCTATTGAAATCAATCCCAGATTTATCGATCGCAACTATATCTATGTGCTGAAAAGTCTTGGTTTTAATCGTATTAGTTTTGGCATTCAAGATTTTAATCCCCAAGTGCAAACAGCGATCAATCGGGTACAGCCAGAAGCGATGTTGTTTGATGTCATGGATGCTATTAGAGCGGCGGGATTTGAAAGTGTCAATGTGGATCTAATTTATGGCTTACCCTATCAGACTCTCGCCACCTTTAGAGAAACCATTCGCAAGACAATTAAACTCAATCCAGATCGCATTGCTGTCTTTAACTTTGCCTATGTACCTTGGTTGAAACCAGTGCAGAAAAATCTACCTGTAGAAGCTTTGCCTTCTGCTGCTGAAAAATTGGCAATTTTCCACATGACCATCGATGAATTGACCAATAATGGTTATGTCTATATCGGCATGGATCACTTTGCCAAACCCGATGACGAACTCGCATTAGCACAAAATCGAGGCGAACTACACCGTAACTTTCAAGGATATACTACTAAACCCGAATCAGATCTCTTTGGTTTTGGCATGACTTCCATTAGTATGCTGAATGATGTTTACGTGCAAAATCAGAAGCGCATTAAAGATTATTATCAGGCGATAAATCGAGGGAAATTACCCATCGAAAAGGGTATAAGCCTTAGTCGCGATGACATTCTCCGTCGTACCGTAATTATGGAATTAATGTGTCAATTTCGCCTTTCTCAATACGATTTAGAAGCCAAATATCATCTCGGTTTCGATCTCGATTTCGATCGCTGTTTTAGTTCCGAAATTTCCGAACTTAAAGCGTTAGAAGCTGATGGCTTAATTAAAGTTTTTGCTGATGGTATCGAGGTAACACCTACAGGAAGATTATTAATTAGAAATATCGCCTCTGTTTTTGATACCTATCTAACTAGACACGGCGATTGCACTTTTTCTAAATCTATTTAG
- a CDS encoding response regulator, whose amino-acid sequence MDDEIDILSLIEFVLEEETKWRVLLSSSGQEGLIQAQREVPDIILSDIYMPQMNGIEMIRRLRSQSKTQNIPILLMTSLPHNIQLQVLYQLGISQVIAKPFDPLILVDLMVSTFQSSNISND is encoded by the coding sequence GTGGACGATGAAATTGATATTTTATCTCTGATTGAGTTTGTCTTGGAGGAAGAAACCAAATGGCGAGTGCTTTTAAGCTCCTCTGGTCAAGAAGGTTTGATTCAAGCACAAAGAGAAGTTCCAGATATTATTCTCTCGGATATTTATATGCCTCAAATGAATGGTATTGAAATGATACGACGACTTCGTTCTCAGTCTAAAACCCAAAATATTCCCATACTGTTAATGACCTCTTTACCCCACAACATCCAATTACAAGTGCTTTACCAGCTTGGTATCAGCCAAGTCATAGCAAAGCCCTTCGATCCACTTATTCTTGTCGATTTAATGGTGTCAACTTTTCAATCTAGCAATATTAGCAATGACTAA
- a CDS encoding transposase codes for MGNTISGKANTFSVIVVFPFKKRIAVEVSSAILPLIYIYLPTFCCNGLTQGGFKSQSYVKVMNWIAQKAASLFEKTGKLTVVVQDNSPIHKSQKVRVCWRNWSEQGLLLFFLPAYCPELNEIETQWHQLKTHEIAGRIFDNEYDLAMTIIQGINRRSEQGDYHLKRFIFNSA; via the coding sequence ATGGGCAATACTATTTCTGGTAAAGCCAACACTTTTTCGGTAATTGTCGTATTTCCATTCAAAAAACGAATCGCAGTAGAGGTATCTAGCGCAATCTTACCACTCATCTACATCTACCTGCCGACATTCTGTTGTAATGGTCTGACTCAAGGTGGTTTCAAGAGTCAAAGCTATGTCAAAGTAATGAACTGGATTGCCCAAAAAGCTGCTTCTTTATTTGAGAAAACAGGAAAATTGACTGTTGTTGTTCAAGATAACAGTCCGATACATAAAAGTCAGAAAGTTCGTGTTTGTTGGCGAAATTGGTCAGAGCAAGGATTATTATTATTTTTTCTTCCTGCTTATTGTCCAGAATTGAATGAGATTGAAACCCAGTGGCATCAACTCAAAACTCATGAAATTGCGGGGCGTATCTTTGATAATGAATACGATTTGGCGATGACAATTATTCAAGGAATAAATCGGAGAAGTGAACAAGGCGATTACCACTTGAAGCGTTTTATATTTAATTCTGCCTAG
- a CDS encoding FeoA family protein, with the protein MTLLELKSGNLAVVKIIELKSHKKELGSRLAAMGIIPDKQIKILRKAWFGGPLHIRVGSTTEIAIRRREAEMVRVRCLDSLQ; encoded by the coding sequence ATGACCTTATTGGAATTAAAGTCGGGGAATTTAGCTGTAGTCAAGATAATAGAGCTAAAAAGCCACAAAAAGGAATTAGGTAGTAGGCTAGCAGCAATGGGTATTATTCCTGATAAGCAAATTAAAATTCTGCGTAAAGCTTGGTTTGGAGGACCGTTACATATTAGAGTTGGTTCAACTACAGAAATTGCGATTCGCCGTCGAGAAGCTGAAATGGTGCGAGTTCGTTGTTTAGATTCCCTTCAGTAA
- the bchE gene encoding magnesium-protoporphyrin IX monomethyl ester anaerobic oxidative cyclase, whose translation MRILLIQPNYHSGGAEIAGNWSPSWVPYVGGALKQAGFDNIRFVDAMTNYIADDVLAEIIAKNQPDVVLATAITPMIYQSQKTLQIVKQVCPNAKTIMGGVHPTYMYNEVLNEAPLVDYIIRGEGEEITVNLLRAIASGTDVQERRNILGIAFLEDGQVVATPAHPPIKNLDILSPDWSLLDWDKYIYTPLNVRVAVPNYARGCPFRCRFCSQWKFWRKYRSRTPKLFVDEIEHLVKEYKVGFFILADEEPTINKPRFLALCKELIDRNLNVHWGINTRVTDILRDEKELPLYRKAGLVHVSLGTEAAAQLNLNIFRKETTIEDNKRAVRLLKENGIVAEVQYIMGLENETLETIEETYRMARDWQADMTNWNMFTPWPFSELFEDLGDKVEVRDYSHYNFVTPIMKPNAITREELLRGVLRNYARFYMWKTLEYWFVLDPFKRRYLLGCLWAFLKTTLNKRFYNLKRVKQKGFHTEIDFGFDKSRILTQEQIAQRNQKLGADVNFAGTIIETTPTTVSACGAPNGLPAYQPESQHSDIQVFLIVSDEQTRVGLRNQLRAQTGIDVYSEATNAETGLVLLNSVAGADVALIDFNLPDKNTVKLTREFREIQAQSDNPRLKICLFLQPDSEAQILAAFAADAESYILNNAPIEHLAEAIRLTQAGFFYLDPVIASLILAKIKWLQNEVILTKSSQAPSFQDGVPMTETELAVLELIAIGTDYDAIASSLQIELETVNTYIANIINRVCISDLTQNSVKALNLV comes from the coding sequence GTGCGTATTCTCTTAATCCAACCCAATTACCATTCAGGCGGGGCAGAAATTGCGGGAAATTGGTCTCCTAGTTGGGTTCCTTATGTCGGTGGTGCATTGAAACAGGCGGGATTCGATAATATTCGCTTCGTTGATGCCATGACCAATTATATTGCCGATGATGTTCTGGCAGAAATTATTGCCAAAAATCAGCCTGATGTGGTGTTGGCAACGGCAATTACGCCGATGATCTATCAATCGCAAAAAACTCTCCAGATTGTCAAACAAGTTTGTCCCAACGCCAAAACAATTATGGGTGGGGTTCATCCTACCTATATGTATAATGAAGTTCTTAACGAAGCTCCTTTGGTAGATTATATTATTCGCGGGGAAGGCGAAGAAATTACCGTCAACTTGCTTCGGGCGATCGCGAGTGGTACTGATGTACAAGAAAGACGTAATATATTGGGGATTGCTTTCTTAGAAGATGGTCAAGTAGTCGCTACTCCCGCCCATCCGCCGATTAAAAATCTGGATATCTTAAGTCCAGATTGGAGTTTGTTGGATTGGGATAAGTATATTTATACTCCCTTAAATGTCAGGGTTGCCGTTCCCAATTATGCTAGGGGTTGTCCCTTCCGTTGTCGTTTCTGTTCTCAATGGAAATTCTGGCGAAAATATCGTTCTCGCACTCCCAAATTATTTGTCGATGAAATCGAACATCTAGTAAAAGAGTATAAAGTTGGCTTTTTTATTCTGGCAGATGAAGAACCGACGATTAACAAGCCAAGATTTCTTGCCCTGTGTAAGGAATTAATCGATCGCAATTTAAATGTCCACTGGGGTATCAATACGCGGGTGACAGATATTTTGCGGGATGAAAAGGAATTACCCCTCTATCGCAAGGCGGGATTAGTTCATGTATCTTTGGGAACAGAAGCTGCTGCCCAGTTGAATTTAAACATTTTTCGTAAGGAAACCACCATTGAAGACAACAAACGTGCCGTGCGTTTGTTAAAAGAAAACGGCATCGTTGCCGAAGTCCAATACATTATGGGGTTGGAAAATGAAACCTTAGAAACCATTGAAGAAACTTATCGGATGGCAAGGGATTGGCAGGCGGACATGACTAACTGGAATATGTTTACCCCTTGGCCCTTTTCCGAACTGTTTGAAGATTTAGGGGATAAAGTTGAGGTGCGCGACTATTCTCACTATAATTTCGTCACCCCCATTATGAAGCCCAACGCCATTACCCGCGAAGAATTACTGCGAGGAGTACTGCGGAATTACGCCCGCTTCTACATGTGGAAGACGCTGGAATATTGGTTCGTGCTCGATCCTTTCAAACGTCGTTATTTACTCGGCTGTCTCTGGGCTTTCCTCAAAACTACCTTAAATAAACGCTTTTATAACCTCAAGCGGGTTAAACAAAAAGGATTCCATACCGAGATTGACTTTGGCTTCGATAAATCGAGAATTTTGACTCAGGAACAGATTGCCCAACGCAACCAAAAATTAGGGGCAGACGTTAATTTTGCAGGTACGATAATCGAAACTACCCCCACTACCGTTTCCGCCTGTGGCGCACCCAATGGCTTGCCAGCATACCAGCCCGAATCACAACACAGCGATATTCAAGTATTCCTGATTGTCAGCGACGAACAAACAAGAGTCGGTTTGAGAAATCAATTACGCGCCCAAACGGGAATCGATGTTTACAGCGAAGCTACTAACGCGGAAACGGGTTTAGTCTTACTCAACTCCGTTGCTGGTGCAGATGTTGCCCTGATTGATTTCAACTTACCCGATAAAAACACCGTCAAATTAACCAGAGAATTCCGAGAAATTCAAGCACAATCCGACAATCCCCGCCTTAAAATCTGTCTTTTCTTACAACCAGACTCCGAAGCGCAAATTTTAGCTGCTTTTGCTGCTGATGCAGAGTCCTACATTCTCAACAACGCACCCATCGAACATTTAGCCGAAGCCATCCGTTTAACCCAAGCAGGTTTCTTTTATCTCGATCCCGTAATTGCTAGTCTGATTTTGGCAAAAATCAAATGGCTTCAAAACGAAGTAATTTTAACGAAGTCTTCGCAGGCTCCGTCTTTTCAAGACGGAGTACCGATGACTGAAACAGAATTAGCAGTCTTAGAATTAATTGCGATCGGTACTGATTATGATGCGATCGCATCATCTTTGCAAATCGAACTAGAAACCGTTAATACTTACATTGCTAATATTATCAATCGAGTTTGTATCAGCGATCTGACTCAAAATTCGGTTAAGGCTTTAAATTTAGTTTGA
- the hetL gene encoding heterocyst differentiation pentapeptide repeat protein HetL produces MEVKQFLQQYSAGERAFAKINLREAELVKMNLSKIDLTAADLRQSRLGRTNLSYACLQEADLSESILWGTDLTEANLNRVILREADLSGAILTQANLEGSNLLKTALNGVNLSGAKLCHALAVEADFHPASDYLANLSQADLSHANLSYANLSMAILYQAKLDGAKLCRANLSSGIGSLATDLTEASLQGADLSYANLSGAILSKANLRNADLTGTNLDNADLTGAIMTDGSVYQ; encoded by the coding sequence ATGGAAGTCAAACAATTTTTACAACAATACAGTGCTGGAGAAAGAGCTTTTGCCAAGATAAATCTACGAGAAGCAGAATTAGTCAAGATGAACCTCAGCAAAATAGATTTAACCGCAGCAGATTTGCGACAATCGCGATTAGGAAGAACTAATTTAAGCTATGCCTGTTTACAAGAAGCTGACTTGAGCGAGTCAATTCTCTGGGGAACTGACTTGACTGAAGCAAATCTAAACAGAGTCATTTTGCGAGAGGCAGATCTAAGTGGAGCAATTCTTACTCAAGCAAATTTAGAGGGATCTAACTTGTTAAAAACTGCCTTAAATGGTGTAAATCTAAGTGGAGCTAAATTGTGTCATGCTTTAGCAGTCGAAGCTGATTTTCATCCTGCATCTGATTATCTTGCCAATTTAAGTCAGGCAGATTTAAGCCATGCTAATCTTAGCTATGCCAATCTAAGTATGGCTATTTTGTATCAAGCAAAATTAGATGGTGCAAAACTTTGTCGTGCTAATTTGAGTAGTGGTATAGGAAGCTTAGCTACCGATCTAACAGAAGCTAGTTTACAGGGCGCAGATCTTAGTTATGCCAATCTTAGTGGTGCAATTTTGTCAAAAGCCAATTTACGGAACGCAGACTTGACGGGAACAAATCTCGATAATGCAGATCTGACAGGAGCGATTATGACCGATGGTAGTGTTTATCAGTAA
- a CDS encoding GNAT family N-acetyltransferase gives MQIREANIKDSEGIKNLYLQAFDNSEAELVSDVAVNLLQETATINIVSLVAIDNDAIISHVAFSPVFLDSTNEHFGYILAPLAVLPTHQRNRVGSTIVRHGLDNISSLGSFIVFVYGDPKYYSRFGFKTELARNFTPPYTLEYPEGWQVMKLNSIVFPEGGKFKCVNSLNDSKLW, from the coding sequence ATGCAAATTCGAGAAGCAAACATCAAAGATTCTGAAGGTATTAAAAATCTTTATCTTCAAGCATTTGACAATTCAGAAGCCGAATTAGTCTCTGATGTTGCAGTAAATTTATTACAGGAAACAGCAACAATTAATATAGTCTCACTAGTTGCAATAGATAATGATGCAATCATCAGTCACGTTGCCTTTAGTCCTGTCTTTTTAGATAGCACTAATGAGCATTTTGGTTATATTTTAGCTCCATTAGCAGTATTACCAACTCACCAAAGAAACAGAGTCGGTTCCACAATTGTCAGACACGGCTTAGACAATATTTCCTCGTTGGGTTCATTTATAGTTTTTGTTTATGGCGATCCAAAATATTATTCTAGGTTTGGCTTCAAAACAGAGCTTGCTCGCAATTTTACTCCCCCTTATACCCTTGAGTATCCAGAAGGTTGGCAAGTAATGAAGTTGAATTCTATTGTTTTTCCTGAAGGTGGTAAGTTTAAATGCGTTAACTCTCTTAACGATTCTAAACTATGGTAA
- the acsF gene encoding magnesium-protoporphyrin IX monomethyl ester (oxidative) cyclase — MTTAVSQPVTKKTSTKETLLTPRFYTTDFDAIANMDISSQEEELKAMIAEMKTDYNRDHFLRDEDFKQSWEHIDENTRRVFIDFLERSCTSEFSGFLLFKELSRKLKGRNPILAEIFHLMARDEARHAGFLNKAMSDFNISLDLGYLTKHRTYTFFKPEWVIYAVYLSEKIGYWRYILMYRHLERHPEYQFYPLFKKFESWCQDENRHGDIFKALLRSQPSMWQGWKGRLRARFFLLSVFATHTLTVHERADFYASVGLDAREYDREVIRKTNETSARAFPTILNVDHPQFFKRLEKCADRNEELKAIEASKAPKIFKFFRKLPLITGIFWDLLVLYLIKPINAEALRGTVR; from the coding sequence ATGACTACTGCTGTTTCTCAACCCGTTACTAAAAAAACCTCTACAAAAGAAACTTTGCTGACTCCGCGTTTTTACACTACAGATTTTGACGCGATCGCTAATATGGATATTTCCTCTCAGGAAGAGGAATTAAAGGCAATGATTGCCGAGATGAAAACAGACTACAATCGGGATCACTTTTTACGGGATGAGGATTTTAAACAATCTTGGGAGCATATTGATGAAAATACCCGTCGGGTGTTTATAGACTTTTTGGAACGTTCTTGCACTTCAGAATTCTCTGGTTTTCTGTTGTTTAAAGAATTATCCCGCAAGCTCAAAGGTCGCAATCCGATTTTGGCTGAAATATTTCATCTTATGGCACGAGATGAAGCGCGTCATGCGGGTTTCCTTAATAAAGCCATGAGCGATTTTAATATTTCCCTCGATCTCGGATATTTAACCAAACATCGCACCTATACATTTTTTAAACCAGAGTGGGTAATTTACGCCGTCTATCTTTCCGAAAAAATTGGTTATTGGCGTTATATCCTAATGTATCGTCACTTAGAAAGACACCCCGAATATCAGTTTTATCCCCTGTTCAAAAAATTTGAAAGCTGGTGTCAAGACGAAAACCGTCACGGAGATATCTTTAAAGCCTTATTGCGATCGCAACCATCCATGTGGCAAGGTTGGAAAGGCAGATTGAGGGCGCGTTTCTTCTTATTATCTGTATTTGCTACCCATACCTTAACCGTTCACGAACGGGCGGACTTTTACGCCTCTGTCGGCTTAGATGCACGAGAATACGATCGCGAGGTAATCAGAAAAACCAATGAAACTTCAGCACGAGCATTTCCTACCATTCTTAATGTAGATCATCCTCAATTCTTTAAACGGTTAGAAAAATGTGCAGACAGAAATGAAGAGTTAAAGGCTATAGAAGCAAGTAAAGCACCGAAAATATTTAAGTTTTTCCGTAAGTTACCTTTAATTACTGGCATCTTTTGGGATTTATTGGTTTTGTATTTGATTAAACCTATTAATGCAGAGGCTTTACGGGGTACTGTGCGTTAA
- the hemF gene encoding oxygen-dependent coproporphyrinogen oxidase — MSIKAADRVVSKCQNLPLADSRERVKQFVQQLQDNICAGLEQLDGKASFREDSWQREAGGGGRSRVIRNGRVFEQGGVNFSEVWGDTLPPSILVQRPEAAGHGFYATGTSMVLHPRNPYVPTVHLNYRYFEAGPVWWFGGGVDLTPYYPFVEDAVHFHQTIKQACDRHHPEYYPAFKRWCDEYFYLKHRQEARGIGGIFFDYQDGNSPLYCGPDPDGAAAEYSNQVGRVTRNWSDLFAFVQSCGNSFLPAYVSIVKRRQGTKYGDREKNFQLYRRGRYVEFNLVYDRGTIFGLQTNGRTESILMSLPPLVRWQYCYQPQPGTPEAKLTEFLKPQNWVNYRG, encoded by the coding sequence ATGAGTATTAAAGCAGCAGATCGGGTCGTATCCAAGTGTCAAAACTTACCCCTCGCAGATTCAAGAGAACGAGTCAAACAATTTGTCCAGCAATTACAAGATAATATTTGTGCTGGTTTAGAACAACTCGACGGTAAAGCTAGCTTTAGAGAAGATAGTTGGCAGAGAGAAGCAGGTGGTGGCGGACGTTCCCGTGTCATTAGAAACGGTAGAGTATTTGAACAAGGTGGCGTTAACTTTTCCGAAGTTTGGGGTGATACTTTACCTCCTTCAATTTTAGTGCAACGTCCCGAAGCAGCAGGACATGGTTTTTACGCTACAGGTACATCGATGGTGCTGCATCCTCGTAATCCGTATGTTCCCACCGTACATCTTAATTATCGCTATTTTGAAGCGGGTCCCGTTTGGTGGTTTGGGGGTGGTGTGGATTTAACTCCTTACTATCCTTTTGTCGAAGATGCAGTGCATTTTCATCAAACTATTAAGCAAGCTTGCGATCGCCATCATCCAGAATATTATCCCGCTTTTAAACGTTGGTGTGATGAATATTTCTATTTAAAACATCGTCAGGAAGCACGGGGTATTGGTGGTATCTTCTTTGATTATCAAGATGGCAACAGTCCTCTCTATTGCGGTCCCGATCCCGATGGTGCTGCTGCGGAATATAGTAATCAAGTGGGTCGGGTAACTCGTAATTGGTCAGATTTGTTTGCTTTTGTGCAGAGTTGCGGTAATTCTTTCTTACCTGCTTATGTTTCTATTGTCAAACGCAGACAAGGTACAAAATACGGAGACAGAGAAAAAAATTTTCAACTATATCGTCGCGGACGTTATGTAGAGTTTAACTTAGTTTACGATCGCGGTACTATTTTTGGCTTACAAACTAACGGACGTACCGAGTCGATCTTAATGTCTTTACCGCCTTTGGTACGTTGGCAATATTGCTATCAACCCCAACCAGGTACACCAGAAGCCAAGTTAACAGAATTCCTCAAGCCTCAAAATTGGGTTAACTATCGAGGATAA
- a CDS encoding heme oxygenase (biliverdin-producing): MCSDLASQLREGTKQSHTMAENTAYMKCFLKGIVERKPFGKLLANLYFVYSTLEAELLRHRNHPVVGSIYFPELNRQASLEKDLAFYYGDNWQSQIVPSEAGRDYVARIKEISNSEPALLVAHSYVRYMGDLSGGQALKNIVRSALNLPEDAGTNFHQFDLFPSVEARKGFKGRYRDALNSLPVDNELIEKIVAEANAAFALNRDVMHSLEPEVKAAIGDHVFDLITRQDIPGATERSPGNSSVELIVAE; the protein is encoded by the coding sequence ATGTGTAGCGATCTAGCCAGTCAATTAAGAGAAGGTACAAAACAATCTCACACGATGGCAGAAAATACTGCCTATATGAAGTGTTTTCTCAAAGGTATTGTGGAACGAAAACCCTTCGGTAAATTACTTGCTAATTTGTATTTTGTTTACAGCACTCTAGAAGCAGAATTATTAAGACACCGCAATCATCCTGTAGTTGGTTCGATCTATTTTCCAGAACTAAATCGCCAAGCTAGTTTAGAAAAAGATTTAGCCTTTTATTATGGGGATAATTGGCAATCACAAATTGTACCTTCAGAAGCAGGTCGAGATTACGTGGCTCGCATCAAAGAAATATCTAATAGCGAACCTGCATTGTTAGTAGCTCATTCCTACGTACGTTACATGGGGGATCTTTCTGGCGGACAGGCATTAAAAAATATTGTCCGTTCTGCTTTGAATTTACCAGAAGACGCAGGAACTAATTTTCACCAATTCGATCTTTTCCCCTCTGTAGAAGCAAGAAAAGGTTTTAAAGGCAGATATCGCGATGCGTTAAATTCCTTGCCAGTGGATAATGAGTTAATTGAAAAAATTGTGGCTGAAGCTAATGCTGCTTTTGCCCTCAACCGCGATGTAATGCACTCTCTAGAACCAGAAGTGAAAGCTGCCATTGGCGACCATGTATTCGATCTAATTACTCGGCAAGATATTCCAGGTGCTACAGAACGCTCTCCTGGTAACTCTTCTGTTGAATTGATTGTGGCTGAGTAA